A section of the Sphingomonas ginsenosidivorax genome encodes:
- a CDS encoding phosphoketolase family protein has translation MTNGASRPADPTAAAVSVTATRHPLSEDMLRRMDGYWRAANYLSVGQIYLRSNPMLDEPLAIEHVKTRLLGHWGTTPGLNMLYVHLNRVIVARELDMIAIIGPGHGGPGLVANTYLEGSYTERYPAIERSRGGMDRLFRQFSWPGGIPSHVAPETPGSIHEGGELGYSLAHAFGAVFDNPGLIAACVVGDGEAETGALATSWHSNKFLNPARDGAVLPILHLNGFKIANPTVLARIGPDELTDLMRGYGYDPHFVEGDDPAEVHQLLAATLDTVLDRIAAIQSAARSGDEVERPRWPMIVLKTPKGWTGPKFVDGLPVEGTWRAHQVPIADFKDPEHLRQLEAWMRSYRPEELFDEAGTFREDYAALAPTGHRRMGSNPHANGGELMKPLSLPDFHAYAIPQPGPGTVKAAATAALGGYLRDVIALNGDSANFRLFGPDETASNRLQAVYDVTGKAWMAETEANDTDLSRDGRVMEVLSEHLCQGWLEGYLLTGRHGLFSCYEAFVHIVDSMVNQHAKWLKVTRAIPWRKPIASLNYLLTSHVWRQDHNGLSHQDPGFLDHVASKKADVVRIYLPPDANCLLSVADHCLRSRHYVNVIVAGKQPEANWLSIDDAVRHCTAGAGIWDWASDPGEPDVVMACAGDVPTLETMAAVMLLRDYVPDIRIRVVNVVDLMVLQPQSEHPHGLDERAFDALFTTDTPVIFAFHGYPALIHKLTYRRTNHNNIHVRGYKDEGTTTTPFDMVVLNDLDRYRLALDAIERIPRLRDRVADETARYWALIERHKLHVYQEGDDLPEIRDWQWG, from the coding sequence ATGACGAACGGTGCATCACGCCCGGCTGATCCTACCGCGGCGGCGGTCTCCGTAACGGCGACGAGGCATCCGCTTTCCGAGGACATGCTCCGGCGGATGGATGGATACTGGCGCGCAGCGAACTATCTCTCGGTGGGACAGATCTATCTGCGCAGCAATCCCATGCTCGATGAACCGCTCGCGATCGAGCACGTAAAGACCCGGCTGCTCGGGCATTGGGGAACGACGCCGGGGCTGAACATGCTCTACGTCCACCTCAATCGCGTGATCGTCGCGCGCGAGCTCGACATGATCGCGATCATCGGCCCGGGGCATGGCGGGCCGGGGCTGGTCGCCAACACCTATCTCGAAGGCTCGTACACCGAACGCTATCCCGCGATCGAGCGCAGCCGAGGCGGGATGGACCGGCTGTTCCGGCAATTCTCCTGGCCCGGCGGCATTCCGAGCCATGTCGCGCCCGAGACACCGGGGTCGATCCACGAGGGCGGCGAGCTCGGCTATTCGCTCGCCCATGCCTTCGGCGCGGTGTTCGACAATCCGGGGCTGATCGCCGCCTGCGTGGTCGGTGACGGGGAGGCAGAGACCGGCGCGCTAGCCACCAGCTGGCACAGCAACAAGTTCCTCAACCCGGCGCGTGACGGCGCAGTGCTGCCGATCCTGCACCTGAACGGGTTCAAGATCGCCAACCCGACCGTGCTGGCGCGGATCGGTCCCGACGAGCTGACCGACCTGATGCGCGGCTATGGCTATGACCCGCACTTCGTCGAGGGGGACGACCCGGCCGAGGTGCACCAGCTGCTCGCGGCGACGCTCGATACCGTGCTCGACCGCATCGCCGCGATCCAGTCCGCCGCGCGCTCGGGCGACGAGGTCGAACGGCCGCGCTGGCCGATGATCGTGCTGAAGACGCCCAAGGGCTGGACCGGCCCGAAATTCGTCGATGGCTTGCCGGTCGAGGGCACCTGGCGCGCTCACCAGGTGCCGATCGCCGACTTCAAGGATCCGGAACACCTGCGCCAGCTCGAGGCATGGATGCGCAGCTACCGGCCCGAGGAACTGTTCGATGAAGCGGGCACGTTCCGCGAGGACTATGCCGCGCTCGCCCCGACCGGTCATCGGCGCATGGGATCGAACCCGCACGCCAATGGCGGCGAACTGATGAAGCCGCTGTCTCTGCCGGATTTCCACGCCTACGCGATCCCGCAACCGGGGCCGGGCACGGTGAAGGCCGCGGCGACGGCAGCGCTGGGCGGCTATCTCCGCGATGTCATCGCGCTCAACGGCGACTCCGCCAACTTCCGGCTGTTCGGTCCCGACGAGACCGCGTCGAACCGGCTACAGGCGGTCTACGACGTCACCGGCAAGGCCTGGATGGCGGAGACGGAGGCGAACGACACCGATCTCAGCCGCGACGGGCGCGTGATGGAGGTGTTGAGCGAGCATCTCTGCCAGGGCTGGCTGGAGGGTTATCTGCTGACCGGCCGGCACGGGCTGTTCTCATGCTATGAGGCGTTCGTGCACATCGTCGATTCGATGGTCAATCAGCATGCCAAGTGGCTGAAGGTCACGCGGGCGATCCCGTGGCGCAAGCCGATCGCGTCGCTCAACTATCTGCTGACGTCGCATGTCTGGCGGCAGGACCATAACGGCCTGTCGCACCAGGACCCGGGCTTTCTCGATCACGTCGCGAGCAAGAAGGCCGACGTCGTGCGGATCTACCTGCCGCCCGACGCCAACTGCCTGTTGTCGGTGGCGGATCACTGCCTGCGCAGCCGCCATTACGTGAACGTGATCGTCGCCGGCAAGCAGCCCGAGGCAAATTGGCTGAGCATCGACGACGCCGTGCGCCACTGCACCGCCGGTGCCGGGATCTGGGACTGGGCCAGCGATCCGGGTGAACCCGATGTCGTGATGGCCTGTGCGGGCGACGTGCCGACGCTGGAGACGATGGCCGCGGTGATGCTGCTCCGCGACTATGTGCCCGACATCCGCATCCGCGTCGTCAACGTGGTCGACCTGATGGTGCTCCAGCCGCAGTCGGAGCATCCGCACGGGCTCGACGAGCGCGCGTTCGATGCGTTGTTCACGACCGACACGCCGGTGATCTTCGCCTTTCACGGCTATCCCGCGCTGATCCACAAGCTGACCTACCGCCGGACCAACCACAACAATATCCATGTCCGCGGATACAAGGACGAGGGCACGACGACGACGCCGTTCGACATGGTCGTGCTCAACGACCTCGACCGCTACCGCCTCGCGCTCGATGCGATCGAGCGGATACCGCGTCTGCGCGACCGGGTGGCGGACGAGACCGCGCGCTACTGGGCGCTGATCGAGCGGCACAAGCTGCACGTCTATCAAGAGGGCGACGACCTCCCCGAGATCCGCGACTGGCAATGGGGGTGA
- a CDS encoding DUF1622 domain-containing protein, whose amino-acid sequence MNTEFAHAFVDHLAKLLELVGVAIIIGGVVLAAFLFIRSGFRSGGWQVAYQACRSNLGRSILLGLELLVGADIISTITAPLTFQSVALLGGIVMIRTFLSFSLETEIEGCWPWQRAGRDRGDRDPRARSPDTTSSRRG is encoded by the coding sequence TTGAACACAGAATTCGCCCACGCCTTCGTCGATCATCTCGCCAAGCTGCTCGAGCTGGTCGGCGTCGCGATTATAATAGGCGGCGTCGTGCTGGCGGCCTTCCTGTTCATACGGTCAGGGTTTCGAAGCGGTGGTTGGCAAGTCGCCTACCAGGCGTGCCGCTCCAACCTTGGCCGAAGCATCCTCCTTGGGCTCGAGCTGCTGGTCGGTGCCGACATCATCTCGACGATTACCGCACCGCTCACGTTCCAAAGCGTCGCGCTCCTCGGCGGCATCGTCATGATCCGCACCTTCCTCAGCTTCTCGCTCGAGACGGAGATCGAGGGTTGCTGGCCGTGGCAGCGCGCCGGCCGCGATCGTGGCGACCGGGACCCACGTGCACGATCACCCGACACGACATCGTCGAGGCGCGGTTAG
- a CDS encoding DUF6582 domain-containing protein, protein MKETVIAELSTKDREKLDKGSFAFPEQEKEPLENASHARNAVARFSQVKDVTDEERDEAWKRIKTDAGKFDVEISEKDWREMGT, encoded by the coding sequence GTGAAGGAGACGGTGATTGCCGAGCTGAGCACGAAGGACCGCGAGAAGCTGGATAAGGGATCATTTGCCTTTCCCGAGCAGGAGAAGGAGCCGCTTGAGAACGCCAGCCACGCTCGCAACGCAGTCGCCCGGTTCAGCCAAGTGAAGGACGTCACCGATGAGGAGCGAGATGAGGCGTGGAAGCGGATCAAGACCGATGCGGGGAAGTTCGACGTCGAGATCAGCGAGAAGGATTGGCGAGAGATGGGAACGTGA
- a CDS encoding AAA domain-containing protein — protein MKITNNGRGVHRREVKGVETLQAGLPGHWYAYTNLDLAMAPGVSRELDIIIVTDDRIVIADIKDWDGPIESRDGRWFNRGKDICASPVQKIAQNVRDILPLLQLHLKRHLPRGSYTVPKLERMIVLTGSKELGGIAASERAGVMGVEDFIRSLATRQQRETIFGRVPAWFNTHPLTSPEWKDQLSKFFNVKKGVFLPGRRSYGGFFAASDAAAFQHPGGIYSEFDASDERQSPALGVLRLWDFSKAATEFQTEEGRGEIAGREQAVVAYLQDRSDRCDEVILDGRMRDPDFGVGYWEIYDRRRRLTRLMDFAAVDLKEVCKSDRIVLARQLISALDALHLAEASHLDVGGHSVWIQRPSTVRLSHLMAASYPQVNTLGESRYQFLSSGVVPEDILGDRGTSKQRDVFLLGTTVHRILFGLPPVAQEGAPPEWDPSIDATDGYTELHSWFETAMAWDPRSRFKNAGTALTAFNTSTVQRPTAAEVLEGLERHRGEVRSQMQLYSKYPALETIRDDDSKAIWKSSREGSGLLVKMWKRASWGDQTREGGRILDFLDRLREMVNAQPPGCAKIVDAFWLNDAIVAVQEWVDSPDLATLRADATEWTEIGPRVEFCRALCDLVDGLHSRRVAHGDLKPSNILVDPLAPGTPVLIDLVDFASAADGELRTTMYAPEAGGRYERDRFAVTRIVEQLLEHVEGDARLNELVTDAIEKIRTAEPPNSTLLPLIEALEAAAVEEADEAAPILTLSWPGQRSGVLLPDEGRYFLRRAPYRRAIVIRGACEEIEVEIDPAARPFRISRRPVGQGLISSVSKHEFGELDALIELVEGPAGDLQALMPLFERADVVERLMAPTTQLPASVAGEDEEDAQDDVVEDVPGEALAEITADAPPPTGIVDVASLWNRLIDAEKDLVTYGEATEDSGFNKEARRHLVPFDLLGGSFDYNRLDRVMVERLDSRGSWRSIASLDVQRSRPDALFLDGSRFDGRNGSLVKQFDQLRFRSRFEETSLDRRHAAVSRITKRNSRTRDLIDLFDPRLAAKPKTLNEQFDAKDLEKLYGLNSVQAEALAKVLRTRPLALVQGPPGTGKTVFIAALVHAALTSGLVRNVLLSSQAHEAVNNAAEAVLKLFAKTGDVPSILRVGNENVVSDRLLPFHSERVERLFKDGFRAEMRERLAIAGRGLGLDEGLIEQLVHIEIAIRPLARHLEELEDEEDAAARENALRLTLEQQLDPLRIGRDAVRDVPAAALVALLVEACLSQLQFDRRPSPDRIARFHAVAAMSREFIASVSSEQRSFETFLAGTRQIVAGTCVGLGRSSLGLTATPFDLVIVDEAARCTASELAVPIQAGEWVVLVGDHKQLEPMHERKVVEDVAQHLGVSEIEVARSDFERVFETSYGEAAGQTLRTQYRMLPPIGDLVSSSFYARSPLQHGRTIPELDLASLPRELSHPLVWVDTSDLGERGRQSDTDTRGSLFNTAEADAIVLLLKRWSEHPEFLEHLQQPSPHAHAIGIICAYSKQRDVIRRKIQGANISPILRAALKIDTIDSYQGKQNPIVIVSLVRNNRDGGMEGDTKMIRPGFLSTPNRINVALSRAMDRLVIVGSRTRWKTGSPMASVAGGFRRKEEAGDALEISAAELLNAAPPAGSSGPSAATTGKEMAE, from the coding sequence TTGAAGATCACGAACAACGGACGCGGCGTGCATCGTCGTGAGGTGAAGGGCGTCGAAACGCTCCAGGCCGGGCTGCCGGGCCATTGGTACGCATACACCAACCTTGACCTCGCGATGGCGCCCGGCGTCAGTCGCGAGCTCGACATCATCATCGTCACGGATGACCGCATCGTCATCGCCGACATCAAGGACTGGGACGGGCCAATCGAAAGCCGGGATGGGCGCTGGTTCAATCGAGGCAAGGACATCTGCGCCTCCCCCGTCCAGAAGATCGCCCAGAACGTCCGCGACATCCTCCCACTGCTCCAACTCCACCTCAAGAGGCACCTACCCCGGGGATCCTACACCGTGCCCAAGCTGGAGCGGATGATAGTGCTGACCGGCAGCAAGGAGCTCGGCGGCATCGCCGCGTCCGAGAGGGCGGGCGTCATGGGCGTCGAGGACTTCATCCGGTCGCTCGCGACGCGACAGCAGCGCGAGACGATCTTCGGACGCGTGCCCGCCTGGTTCAACACGCATCCCCTCACGTCTCCGGAATGGAAGGACCAGCTGTCGAAGTTCTTCAACGTCAAGAAGGGCGTCTTCCTACCCGGCCGACGCAGCTACGGGGGCTTCTTCGCGGCATCCGACGCCGCCGCCTTCCAGCACCCCGGTGGAATATATTCGGAGTTCGATGCGAGCGACGAACGCCAGTCGCCAGCGCTCGGGGTCCTTCGATTGTGGGACTTCTCCAAGGCGGCGACCGAATTCCAGACCGAGGAGGGGCGTGGCGAGATCGCGGGCAGGGAGCAGGCGGTCGTCGCCTATCTTCAGGACCGCAGCGACAGATGCGACGAGGTGATCCTCGACGGGAGGATGCGCGACCCGGATTTCGGAGTCGGCTATTGGGAGATCTACGACCGGCGCCGTCGCCTGACGCGTCTCATGGACTTCGCCGCAGTCGATCTGAAGGAGGTCTGCAAGTCCGACCGGATCGTACTCGCCCGCCAACTGATCTCAGCCCTCGATGCGCTGCACCTCGCCGAGGCCTCGCATCTCGACGTCGGCGGTCACAGCGTCTGGATCCAGCGCCCCTCGACCGTAAGGCTGTCCCACCTGATGGCGGCCAGCTATCCACAGGTGAACACGCTCGGTGAGAGCCGGTATCAGTTTCTTTCTAGCGGCGTCGTGCCCGAGGACATCCTCGGCGACAGGGGCACGTCGAAGCAGCGCGACGTGTTCCTCCTCGGAACCACCGTCCATCGCATTCTCTTCGGCCTTCCGCCCGTAGCCCAGGAAGGCGCCCCCCCGGAGTGGGATCCGTCGATTGACGCCACGGACGGTTACACGGAGCTGCATTCCTGGTTCGAGACGGCGATGGCGTGGGACCCGCGCAGTCGTTTCAAGAACGCAGGGACCGCCCTAACCGCATTCAACACCTCGACGGTTCAGCGGCCGACGGCGGCGGAAGTGCTGGAAGGTCTCGAGCGGCATCGCGGAGAAGTGCGGAGCCAAATGCAGCTCTACTCGAAGTATCCCGCCTTGGAGACCATCCGCGACGATGACTCGAAGGCGATATGGAAATCCAGCCGCGAGGGGAGCGGCCTCCTTGTGAAGATGTGGAAGCGCGCGTCGTGGGGCGATCAGACGCGGGAGGGCGGGCGAATCCTGGATTTCCTCGACCGCCTGCGGGAGATGGTGAACGCCCAGCCGCCCGGCTGCGCAAAGATCGTCGACGCGTTCTGGCTGAACGATGCCATCGTCGCCGTGCAGGAGTGGGTCGATAGCCCGGATCTGGCCACGCTGCGCGCTGATGCCACGGAGTGGACCGAGATCGGGCCGCGCGTGGAGTTCTGTCGGGCTCTTTGCGATCTCGTGGACGGCCTGCATTCCCGCAGGGTGGCGCACGGTGATCTGAAGCCCTCCAACATCCTCGTCGATCCGCTCGCGCCTGGAACACCGGTGCTCATCGATCTGGTGGACTTCGCGAGTGCCGCGGACGGCGAACTGCGAACCACCATGTATGCGCCCGAGGCCGGCGGCCGGTACGAGAGGGACCGGTTCGCGGTCACCCGCATCGTCGAACAGCTGCTCGAGCATGTCGAGGGCGATGCGAGGCTCAACGAGTTGGTCACGGACGCGATCGAGAAGATCAGAACGGCCGAGCCTCCCAACTCGACGCTCCTCCCCCTCATTGAGGCGCTCGAGGCCGCCGCGGTCGAGGAGGCCGACGAAGCGGCGCCGATACTTACCCTGTCGTGGCCGGGCCAGAGGAGCGGTGTCCTCCTTCCGGACGAGGGCCGGTACTTTCTGCGGCGGGCACCCTACCGCCGTGCGATCGTGATCAGGGGTGCCTGCGAGGAGATCGAAGTCGAGATCGACCCGGCAGCCCGCCCCTTCAGGATATCCCGCCGGCCGGTGGGGCAGGGGTTGATCTCCAGCGTCTCGAAGCACGAGTTCGGCGAACTCGACGCATTGATAGAGCTGGTCGAAGGGCCCGCCGGCGATCTGCAGGCGCTCATGCCGCTGTTCGAGCGTGCAGATGTCGTCGAGAGGCTCATGGCGCCCACCACGCAACTTCCCGCGAGCGTGGCCGGGGAAGATGAGGAGGACGCACAGGACGACGTCGTCGAAGACGTCCCCGGCGAGGCATTGGCTGAGATCACGGCGGATGCGCCACCGCCGACAGGCATCGTCGATGTGGCTTCCCTCTGGAACCGTCTCATCGATGCGGAGAAGGATCTGGTCACCTACGGGGAGGCCACCGAGGACAGCGGCTTCAACAAAGAGGCGCGCCGGCATCTAGTGCCCTTCGACCTCCTGGGCGGATCGTTCGACTACAATCGCCTTGACCGGGTCATGGTGGAACGCCTGGATTCCCGAGGGTCCTGGCGTTCAATAGCTTCTCTGGACGTCCAACGGTCCCGACCCGATGCGCTGTTTCTCGACGGGAGCCGCTTCGACGGTCGCAACGGGTCCCTCGTGAAGCAGTTCGACCAGCTTCGCTTCCGGAGCCGCTTCGAAGAGACCAGCCTGGATCGGCGCCATGCCGCGGTCTCCCGCATAACCAAACGAAATTCTCGAACCCGCGATCTGATCGACCTCTTCGATCCACGCCTGGCCGCCAAGCCGAAGACGCTGAACGAGCAGTTCGACGCTAAGGACCTCGAGAAACTATACGGTCTCAATTCGGTCCAGGCGGAGGCGCTGGCCAAGGTTCTTCGCACGCGTCCCCTCGCGCTTGTGCAGGGGCCTCCGGGCACCGGCAAGACGGTCTTCATCGCCGCCCTGGTCCATGCGGCTCTGACGTCCGGCCTGGTCCGCAACGTGCTACTTTCGAGCCAGGCGCACGAGGCGGTGAACAACGCCGCAGAGGCAGTCCTGAAGCTCTTTGCCAAGACGGGCGACGTTCCGAGCATTCTCCGGGTGGGGAATGAGAACGTCGTCTCGGATCGCCTCCTACCGTTCCACAGCGAACGCGTGGAACGTCTCTTCAAGGACGGTTTCCGCGCGGAGATGCGCGAGAGGCTCGCGATCGCCGGTCGTGGCCTCGGCCTCGATGAAGGGCTCATCGAGCAGCTCGTGCACATAGAGATCGCGATAAGACCGCTGGCGCGCCATCTGGAGGAGCTCGAGGACGAGGAGGACGCCGCCGCGCGCGAGAACGCGCTTAGGCTCACTCTGGAGCAGCAGCTCGATCCGCTTCGAATAGGCCGGGACGCCGTCCGCGACGTTCCCGCGGCGGCGCTGGTGGCGCTCCTGGTGGAGGCATGTCTCTCGCAGCTTCAGTTCGACCGTCGGCCAAGTCCCGACCGGATCGCACGATTCCACGCGGTCGCTGCCATGTCGCGCGAGTTCATAGCCAGCGTCTCGTCCGAACAGAGGAGCTTCGAGACCTTTCTCGCGGGGACCCGACAGATCGTGGCGGGCACATGCGTGGGTCTGGGAAGGTCGTCTCTCGGCCTCACGGCCACGCCGTTCGATCTGGTGATCGTCGATGAGGCCGCCCGTTGCACGGCCAGCGAGCTCGCGGTGCCCATCCAGGCCGGCGAATGGGTGGTGCTCGTCGGGGATCACAAGCAACTGGAGCCGATGCACGAGCGCAAGGTCGTCGAGGACGTCGCACAGCATTTGGGCGTCTCCGAGATCGAGGTGGCACGCAGCGATTTCGAGCGTGTGTTCGAGACATCCTACGGTGAGGCGGCCGGTCAGACGCTGCGGACTCAGTACCGCATGCTGCCGCCGATCGGAGACCTGGTGTCGTCGAGCTTCTACGCCAGATCGCCCCTCCAGCACGGAAGAACGATCCCGGAACTCGATCTGGCTTCGCTGCCGCGGGAACTGTCCCACCCTCTGGTATGGGTCGACACCTCCGATCTGGGGGAGCGCGGACGCCAGTCCGACACGGATACAAGGGGAAGCCTGTTCAACACCGCCGAAGCGGATGCCATCGTCCTCCTCCTGAAGCGCTGGTCGGAGCATCCGGAGTTCCTGGAGCATCTGCAGCAGCCCAGCCCCCATGCTCACGCCATCGGGATCATCTGCGCCTACTCGAAACAGCGGGATGTGATCAGGCGTAAGATCCAGGGAGCGAACATCTCCCCTATACTGAGAGCCGCCCTGAAGATCGACACCATCGACAGCTATCAGGGAAAGCAGAATCCGATCGTCATTGTCTCCCTTGTCCGCAACAATCGCGACGGCGGCATGGAGGGTGATACGAAGATGATCCGGCCGGGCTTCCTTTCCACGCCCAATCGCATCAACGTCGCGCTCAGCCGCGCCATGGATCGTCTGGTGATCGTCGGTAGTCGAACGAGGTGGAAGACAGGCTCGCCGATGGCCTCGGTCGCGGGCGGTTTCAGGCGGAAGGAGGAGGCGGGCGATGCGCTCGAGATATCGGCTGCCGAGCTTCTGAATGCAGCGCCCCCTGCGGGCTCGAGCGGACCGTCGGCCGCCACGACCGGCAAGGAGATGGCGGAGTGA
- a CDS encoding sensor histidine kinase has protein sequence MNKSAIEPVATQGPMRWIERLPIARERPVIGMVATLAIVAAAWLLRTVADPLLPPGFPYVTFFPAVIITSFLFGVRLGSLSALLCGLVAWYFFIPPARGFVLTQGAGFALAFYVLVVATDLALVHWMQVANSRLARERETNRILANTREMLFRELQHRVSNNLQVAAGLLVMQKRQLNDVDAKAALDEAGTRLALIGRISRQIYDPSGTAQPLVPFLDELCRSVVDASGRCDVTLSVSGDDRIRLQPDAAVPTALIVAEAVANAIEHGLANERAGLIGVEVWRDPTGALEITIRDDGHGLPVDFEMDAGTSLGLRIATTLARGQSGRFHIADHDGTLATLALPAHLVATEE, from the coding sequence ATGAATAAATCGGCCATCGAACCAGTTGCCACACAGGGTCCGATGCGCTGGATCGAGCGGCTTCCCATAGCGCGGGAACGTCCCGTTATCGGGATGGTGGCCACACTCGCGATCGTGGCTGCGGCGTGGCTGCTACGTACGGTGGCGGATCCGCTGCTTCCCCCCGGCTTTCCCTACGTCACCTTCTTTCCTGCCGTGATCATCACGTCATTCCTGTTTGGCGTCCGGCTGGGCAGCCTGTCGGCGCTGCTATGCGGTCTCGTCGCATGGTACTTCTTCATTCCGCCTGCTCGCGGCTTCGTACTGACCCAGGGCGCAGGTTTTGCCTTGGCGTTCTACGTGTTGGTGGTCGCGACCGACCTCGCACTCGTGCACTGGATGCAGGTTGCGAATAGCCGCTTGGCACGAGAGCGGGAAACGAACCGCATACTCGCGAATACAAGAGAGATGCTGTTCCGCGAGCTTCAACATCGCGTGTCCAACAATCTTCAGGTCGCAGCCGGACTTCTGGTGATGCAGAAACGGCAACTGAATGATGTCGACGCCAAAGCCGCGCTCGACGAAGCAGGCACGAGGCTTGCCCTCATCGGTCGGATCAGTCGACAGATCTATGATCCATCGGGTACCGCTCAGCCACTGGTGCCCTTCCTGGACGAACTATGCCGCAGCGTCGTCGATGCGAGCGGCCGCTGTGACGTGACGCTCAGCGTGTCCGGAGACGATCGAATCCGGCTTCAACCGGACGCGGCGGTACCCACTGCTCTCATCGTGGCCGAAGCCGTCGCCAACGCCATCGAGCACGGCCTGGCCAATGAAAGGGCGGGCTTGATCGGCGTCGAGGTCTGGCGCGACCCAACTGGGGCCCTCGAAATAACGATCCGGGACGATGGCCACGGGCTTCCTGTAGATTTCGAAATGGACGCGGGCACGAGCTTGGGTCTGCGGATCGCGACTACGCTTGCCCGCGGCCAGTCAGGGCGCTTCCATATTGCCGACCATGACGGCACGCTGGCTACCTTGGCGCTGCCAGCGCATCTGGTCGCAACCGAGGAATAG